The DNA region GGTTGCCCGTCGGAGGAAAATGGCTTGACGAATACATGGATGAAAGCTCAAGACTTTGGGATTCTTGCCATGTACTCAAATCTGCCATTTCTGGAATGGATAACTATTACTCATCTGCCACTAATATAGTTTCCTCTTTAGATGGTTACCATCACTTCACCTCAGAGTTTTCGCGTCAGGTTCCTTATACATTACTACATAAAACACTTTTTACATTGTATTATAAAATGTACAAGCTAATACACGGACATGTGTCAGATACCAGATACAGATACTACTGACACCGACGTGTTTATATTATCTTCTAAATATTTATGTAACCCTAACTTTTATATGAAATATTTGCTTAATATATATAGGTTATACGCGCGATAAATGTTTGTCAAAGGGAGATTATAGGAATGGAGGAAGAAAACAAGAGTTTAACAGAAACAAGGATTCAACAACTATCTCAATGTTTGAACCAAAACACGAACATCTCGGTCGATTCGAATTCGAAACTAAATGGATTCAGTGGTTTTCGAGGCGTTCTTTTTGCAATGAGGAGTGTTAGTTCATTGCTTTTGATGATTCTTCTTTGTGGGATCACTTATTGTTGGTCTTCCTCTTGTTTCCATCAAGGACTAGGACAAGGCTACCATGAAGGACACATGGTTTTTGGATCTGGTTTCATGGTTTCAATGGCAATGTTGCAACAAAAAGTGGCAGAAGAAATAGACAACAATGATGGACAACATAGGATTCTATTGTTTGAGTTTCAACAAGCAAAGATTGCAATGGAGGAATTGAAAGTTGAGATG from Lathyrus oleraceus cultivar Zhongwan6 chromosome 1, CAAS_Psat_ZW6_1.0, whole genome shotgun sequence includes:
- the LOC127085694 gene encoding uncharacterized protein LOC127085694, which produces MMSSNSSINGFYNILNQGLNDLHQTFISHNFMSFQFLSQVISSLQSFHSHLTLLVRKLRLPVGGKWLDEYMDESSRLWDSCHVLKSAISGMDNYYSSATNIVSSLDGYHHFTSEFSRQVIRAINVCQREIIGMEEENKSLTETRIQQLSQCLNQNTNISVDSNSKLNGFSGFRGVLFAMRSVSSLLLMILLCGITYCWSSSCFHQGLGQGYHEGHMVFGSGFMVSMAMLQQKVAEEIDNNDGQHRILLFEFQQAKIAMEELKVEMERITCYDNEEHGCEIQEKVENVKSCFGLLRCGVESITGQLDDFFDEIVEGRKKLLDMCSHR